The following proteins are encoded in a genomic region of Takifugu flavidus isolate HTHZ2018 chromosome 3, ASM371156v2, whole genome shotgun sequence:
- the slc25a11 gene encoding mitochondrial 2-oxoglutarate/malate carrier protein, with protein MADTKPKTSPKAIKFLFGGLAGMGATVFVQPLDLVKNRMQLSGQGTKAREYRTSFHALFSILKNEGVRGVYTGLSAGLLRQATYTTTRLGIYTILFEKMTGSDGRPPSFILKALIGMTAGATGAFIGTPAEVALIRMTADGRLPADQRRGYTNVFNALARITREEGVTTLWRGCVPTMARAVVVNAAQLASYSQSKQALLDSGYFNDDIFCHFCASMISGLVTTAASMPVDIVKTRIQNMRMIDGKPEYKNGLEVLLRVVRSEGFFSLWKGFTPYYARLGPHTVLTFIFLEQMNRLYKTYILDR; from the exons ATGGCGGACACTAAGCCTAAAACGTCCCCAAAGGCCATCAAGTTCCTGTTTGGCGGTTTGGCTGG GATGGGTGCGACGGTGTTCGTGCAGCCGCTGGACCTGGTGAAGAACAGGATGCAGCTCAGCGGTCAGGGCACGAAGGCTCGAGAGTACAGAACCAGCTTCCACGCTCTCTTCTCCATCCTGAAGAACGAAGGCGTCCGAGGCGTCTATACCGG ccTGTCCGCGGGTCTCCTGCGCCAGGCGACCTACACGACCACCCGTCTGGGCATCTACACAATCCTGTTTGAGAAGATGACTGGAAGTGACGGCCGCCCACCAAGCTTCATCCTCAAA GCTCTGATCGGTATGACAGCGGGAGCCACTGGAGCGTTTATTGGCACCCCAGCAGAGGTGGCTCTGATCCGAATGACTGCAGATGGAcg cctccCTGCAGATCAGAGACGAGGCTACACCAACGTCTTCAACGCACTTGCTCGCATCACCCGGGAAGAAGGCGTGACCACGCTATGGAGG ggGTGTGTCCCCACCATGGCTCGAGCGGTGGTGGTGAACGCAGCTCAGCTCGCGTCCTACTCTCAGTCCAAACAGGCGCTGCTTGATTCAG GATATTTCAACGATGACAtcttctgtcatttctgtgCCAGTATGATCAGTGGTCTGGTTACCACGGCAGCATCGATGCCTGTCGATATCGTCAAGACCAG GATTCAGAATATGAGGATGATTGACGGGAAGCCCGAGTACAAAAATGGTTTG GAGGTGCTGCTGCGCGTGGTGCGCTCTGAGggcttcttctctctctggAAAGGCTTCACGCCGTATTACGCTCGCCTCGGCCCGCACACCGTCctcaccttcatcttcctcGAGCAGATGAACCGCCTGTACAAGACCTACATCCTGGACCGCtaa